Proteins found in one Pseudomonas sp. P8_241 genomic segment:
- a CDS encoding MFS transporter, giving the protein MTIKWPAILLIYLFGLAGTSALGMMGPLAADIGRAFTVPSSLVGIAIAGQLLPLAFAGIPVGWLIDRVGPRLLLGVGVLCIAACSLANGLVSSFGLLRVALLLEGIALVAVLTSGMTLLMISTEGRRQVQALTLWSTVMPVGYAFGLLLVAPFAGGAHWQGGFLLHAGVLLVLALTVVVLPAVRARVGAGTGFAVLRNVRVLRFGLSLSMSALAGIGTSAVGALYLNQVHGIELARSAQMMALASLAGVAGSFVVGWMLTRGWAGLPIGGLLVFVALTGGVAFYVPWGWAALAWCGAILQQLAVGGFIALAYALLPRALPDPGMAGTAAGMVGQITGIGATLSAPLFFAALAYGQWSYFLLILLVAWGGSLFLLPVWSRAVAQLPVGSA; this is encoded by the coding sequence ATGACGATCAAATGGCCTGCAATCCTGTTGATTTACCTATTCGGCCTGGCCGGCACTTCGGCCCTCGGCATGATGGGCCCGTTGGCCGCAGATATCGGCCGCGCCTTTACGGTGCCCAGTTCGTTGGTGGGCATCGCCATCGCCGGGCAATTGCTGCCGTTGGCGTTTGCCGGCATTCCGGTCGGCTGGCTGATTGACCGGGTCGGACCGCGCCTGTTGCTGGGTGTGGGAGTGCTGTGCATTGCCGCCTGCAGCCTGGCCAATGGCTTGGTGAGCAGCTTTGGGCTGTTGCGGGTTGCCCTGTTGCTAGAGGGTATAGCGCTGGTGGCCGTGCTGACCTCGGGCATGACGCTGCTGATGATCAGCACCGAAGGGCGCCGTCAGGTGCAAGCGTTGACGCTGTGGTCGACGGTAATGCCGGTCGGCTATGCCTTTGGCTTGTTGTTGGTAGCGCCCTTCGCCGGAGGGGCACACTGGCAGGGCGGTTTTTTGCTGCATGCCGGTGTGTTACTGGTGCTGGCATTGACGGTGGTCGTGCTACCTGCCGTGCGTGCCCGGGTTGGCGCGGGCACCGGCTTTGCCGTGCTGCGCAATGTGCGGGTGCTGCGCTTTGGCCTGAGCCTGAGTATGTCGGCGCTGGCGGGCATCGGCACCAGCGCGGTGGGAGCGCTGTACCTCAACCAGGTGCATGGCATTGAGCTGGCCCGTAGCGCGCAAATGATGGCGTTGGCCAGCTTGGCCGGAGTGGCGGGCAGCTTTGTGGTTGGCTGGATGCTGACGCGAGGGTGGGCAGGGCTGCCGATTGGGGGGCTGCTGGTATTCGTCGCCTTGACCGGCGGGGTGGCCTTCTATGTGCCCTGGGGCTGGGCCGCGCTGGCCTGGTGTGGGGCGATTTTGCAGCAGCTGGCAGTAGGTGGTTTTATTGCGCTGGCCTACGCATTATTGCCGCGTGCGTTGCCCGATCCGGGTATGGCGGGTACGGCGGCCGGGATGGTCGGGCAGATCACCGGCATTGGCGCCACGCTATCGGCGCCGCTGTTTTTTGCCGCGCTGGCGTATGGGCAGTGGAGTTACTTTCTGCTCATTCTGCTGGTGGCCTGGGGCGGTAGCTTGTTTTTGCTGCCGGTGTGGTCGCGGGCGGTAGCGCAGTTACCGGTCGGGAGTGCGTAG
- a CDS encoding FAD-binding oxidoreductase — translation MTSYSVLPAGVTQEHFALAINAFRHLLGDAQVISEPQRLAPYRKIMLPHDENDYAASAALLPDSVEQVQGILKICNRFKVPLWPISTGRNFGYGSAAPGERGQVVLDLKRMNRILEVDAQLCTALVEPGVTYKQLQDYLKERNIPLWLSFPAPGPIAGPVGNTLERGEGNTPYGDHFNNACGMEVVLANGEVLRTGTGGLPNSNSWQIFKYGFGPYLDGLFTQSNFGVVTKLGLWLMPAPAGHRTVLVQYDEAQLETAIDTLAPLRIAGLIPNVGVMANAAIALTSAKTRHDIYQGTGPVPQDIIRSEAKKIGLADWNIIFTLYGSEERIAADYKLVSQAFERSGARVIPDIHDPMQVNELSLDAFRLYNWRGGGGSMWFSPICPARGRDFVEQTRLARSIYEEFGFDYMSAPALSGRALHHVMPLEYDRTDAEETQRAHRCFEKLMDEFAKRGHAVYRTGIGYMDKLADSYGPVKKEVNRAIKRALDPNGILAPGKSGIRL, via the coding sequence ATGACCAGCTATTCCGTCCTACCTGCCGGCGTAACGCAGGAACACTTTGCCCTCGCCATCAACGCCTTTCGCCATTTGCTGGGTGATGCCCAGGTGATCAGCGAACCCCAGCGCCTGGCGCCCTACCGAAAAATCATGTTGCCCCACGATGAGAACGACTACGCCGCCTCTGCCGCGCTGTTGCCGGATTCGGTCGAGCAGGTGCAAGGCATCCTGAAAATCTGCAACCGCTTCAAGGTGCCGTTGTGGCCCATCTCCACTGGCCGCAACTTTGGATATGGTTCGGCAGCGCCCGGCGAACGCGGACAGGTGGTTCTCGACCTCAAACGCATGAACCGCATTCTCGAAGTGGATGCGCAGCTGTGCACGGCGTTGGTCGAGCCGGGCGTGACCTACAAGCAACTGCAGGACTACCTGAAGGAACGCAATATTCCGTTATGGCTGTCCTTCCCTGCCCCCGGCCCGATTGCCGGCCCGGTTGGCAACACGCTGGAACGTGGCGAAGGCAACACCCCCTATGGCGATCACTTCAACAATGCCTGCGGCATGGAAGTGGTGTTGGCCAATGGCGAGGTACTGCGCACCGGCACGGGCGGTCTTCCGAACTCCAACTCATGGCAGATCTTCAAGTACGGCTTCGGCCCTTATCTGGACGGACTCTTCACCCAATCCAATTTCGGCGTGGTGACCAAGCTCGGCCTCTGGCTGATGCCGGCACCTGCCGGCCACCGTACAGTGCTGGTGCAATACGACGAGGCGCAGCTGGAAACCGCCATCGATACACTGGCCCCGCTGCGAATCGCCGGGCTCATTCCCAATGTCGGCGTAATGGCCAACGCCGCCATTGCCCTGACCTCGGCCAAAACGCGCCACGATATCTACCAGGGCACCGGCCCGGTACCGCAAGACATCATCCGCAGCGAAGCGAAGAAGATCGGCCTGGCCGACTGGAACATCATCTTCACCCTGTACGGCAGCGAAGAGCGCATTGCCGCCGACTACAAATTGGTCAGCCAGGCGTTCGAGCGCTCCGGCGCGCGGGTGATCCCTGATATTCATGATCCGATGCAGGTCAACGAGCTGTCGCTGGACGCCTTTCGTTTGTACAACTGGCGCGGCGGTGGCGGCTCCATGTGGTTCTCGCCGATCTGCCCGGCGCGTGGCCGCGACTTTGTCGAGCAAACCCGCCTGGCGCGCTCGATCTACGAAGAGTTCGGCTTCGACTATATGTCCGCCCCGGCCCTCAGCGGCCGCGCTCTGCACCATGTGATGCCACTGGAATACGACCGCACCGACGCTGAAGAAACCCAGCGCGCGCACCGTTGCTTCGAAAAGCTGATGGACGAATTCGCCAAACGCGGGCACGCGGTTTACCGCACCGGCATCGGCTATATGGACAAGCTGGCGGACAGTTACGGACCGGTAAAAAAAGAGGTCAACCGAGCGATCAAACGGGCGCTCGACCCGAACGGCATCCTCGCGCCCGGCAAGTCCGGCATTCGCCTGTGA
- a CDS encoding c-type cytochrome — translation MTISPLAICRPRRSVLRFSPLLLTLATATLPAHAERSAQQVWADTCTYCHSNGIGPELRGRQLPPAMIQAFARFGVRQMPAFRDSEISDSELATLANWISQQPATTAEEKPHVAP, via the coding sequence ATGACTATTTCCCCACTCGCTATTTGCCGCCCGCGGCGCAGTGTTTTGCGTTTTTCACCGCTGCTGCTCACCCTTGCTACCGCCACCCTGCCCGCCCACGCCGAGCGCAGTGCGCAACAGGTCTGGGCCGACACCTGCACCTACTGCCACAGCAACGGTATTGGCCCGGAACTGCGTGGCCGGCAACTGCCGCCAGCGATGATCCAGGCGTTTGCGCGCTTTGGTGTAAGGCAGATGCCGGCATTTCGCGACAGTGAAATCAGCGACTCGGAGTTGGCTACCCTGGCCAACTGGATCAGCCAGCAACCGGCGACAACTGCCGAGGAGAAACCCCATGTGGCGCCGTGA
- a CDS encoding LysR family transcriptional regulator, with protein MATPSLDQLRVLTEVVDCGSFSAAARRLGRTQPVISYSIANLEALLGLTLFERGKRRPILTQSGAAVLAYARRMCLLSDELQAGVENLVKGLEGEIGLAVDVLYPSERLATVLGHFAAEFPGVAMRLESVPLGRVQQLVESRTCVLGVSGLFYDWPDHIEARDFGHLQMVPVAAPSHPLAAQPQALSMAMLREHLQLILDDASGLTEGRSLAISGVRTWRVTDFDTKLALLRAGLGWGHMPLHRVEDDLLQGRLVRLTVPIRQLGEQSFTLIHRVDTPPGRAGSWLAQRLIEQG; from the coding sequence ATGGCGACGCCTTCTCTCGATCAACTACGGGTGCTGACTGAAGTGGTGGACTGCGGTTCGTTCTCGGCGGCCGCGCGCCGTCTGGGGCGCACGCAGCCGGTGATCAGCTACAGCATTGCCAACCTGGAAGCGCTGCTGGGTCTTACGCTATTTGAGCGCGGCAAGCGCCGGCCGATCCTTACCCAGAGCGGGGCGGCGGTGTTGGCGTATGCGCGGCGTATGTGCCTGCTCAGCGATGAGTTGCAGGCCGGGGTGGAAAACCTGGTGAAGGGGTTGGAAGGCGAGATCGGCCTGGCGGTGGATGTGCTTTACCCGTCTGAGCGCCTGGCTACCGTGCTGGGTCACTTCGCGGCCGAATTTCCGGGAGTGGCGATGCGCCTGGAAAGCGTACCGCTGGGCCGGGTACAGCAACTGGTGGAGTCGCGTACCTGTGTGCTGGGTGTCAGCGGCCTGTTTTACGATTGGCCAGACCATATCGAGGCGCGTGATTTCGGCCATCTGCAGATGGTGCCTGTCGCGGCACCCAGCCACCCGTTGGCGGCGCAACCGCAAGCGTTGTCCATGGCCATGCTGCGCGAGCACCTGCAGCTGATTCTGGATGATGCCAGCGGGCTGACCGAGGGACGTTCGTTGGCCATCAGTGGCGTACGCACCTGGCGGGTAACCGACTTCGATACCAAGCTGGCCCTGTTGCGCGCCGGTCTTGGCTGGGGGCATATGCCGCTGCACCGAGTTGAAGACGACTTGCTCCAGGGACGGCTGGTACGTCTGACGGTGCCGATTCGTCAGCTGGGCGAGCAGTCGTTCACATTGATCCACCGCGTCGACACACCCCCCGGCCGGGCCGGCAGCTGGCTGGCGCAGCGGTTGATCGAGCAGGGCTGA
- a CDS encoding DUF1329 domain-containing protein produces the protein MKHNNKIALLTLCVAAALPLHTLAAVSAAEAARLGGELTPFGAIKAANADGSIPAWTGGLTEGVTREDPKLPPKLFADEKPLFSISGSNVAQYADKLFLGSQQLLKNYPGYRIDVYPSHRTAAAPQYIYDRTLKNATRTTLTNQILDMNTYAGGVPFPIPQDGEQAIFNVQWNWRATDSTVNANTWFVSSSGKRALTAGNILQVTTPFHYPDNRPDPWQGKLWGPTLVTATAPAYSAGEKQLVHANPDQGMITPVNAWAYLTGQRRLRKAPNVQYDVPNNFSSGLTNFDDSWGFNGAIDRYTWKLMGRQEFYVPYNGNNMAYAKSSDLVGEKFANPDLIRWELHRVWVVEANLKPGARHVVPKRRMYIDEDSWTIVGSDLWDAKGQLWKTFQLPPMTFPEAPVNMTIPMIVYNLQAGDYTFMNTLNDSGEVNFKVLPPEMFTPQQLERSGVR, from the coding sequence ATGAAACACAACAACAAGATCGCCTTGCTGACCCTGTGCGTGGCCGCCGCTTTGCCCTTGCACACCCTGGCAGCGGTCAGCGCCGCCGAAGCTGCGCGCCTGGGCGGTGAACTGACCCCGTTTGGCGCCATCAAGGCCGCTAATGCCGATGGCTCGATTCCGGCCTGGACCGGCGGCCTGACCGAGGGCGTAACGCGCGAAGACCCCAAGCTGCCTCCCAAGCTGTTCGCCGACGAAAAACCGTTGTTCAGCATCAGTGGCAGTAATGTCGCGCAATACGCCGACAAGCTGTTCCTCGGTTCGCAGCAGCTGCTGAAAAACTACCCCGGCTACCGCATCGACGTATACCCCAGCCACCGCACCGCGGCGGCACCGCAGTACATCTATGACCGCACCCTGAAAAACGCCACCCGCACCACGCTGACCAATCAGATTCTGGACATGAACACCTATGCAGGTGGTGTGCCGTTCCCGATTCCGCAGGATGGCGAGCAGGCGATCTTCAACGTGCAGTGGAACTGGCGCGCAACGGACAGCACGGTGAACGCCAACACCTGGTTCGTGTCCTCCAGCGGCAAGCGTGCGCTGACGGCGGGCAATATCCTGCAGGTGACTACGCCGTTCCATTACCCCGACAACCGTCCCGATCCCTGGCAGGGCAAACTCTGGGGCCCAACCCTGGTGACGGCCACTGCTCCGGCCTATTCGGCAGGCGAAAAGCAACTGGTCCATGCCAACCCGGACCAGGGCATGATCACCCCGGTAAATGCCTGGGCTTATCTGACCGGCCAGCGCCGTCTGCGCAAGGCGCCCAACGTGCAGTACGACGTGCCGAACAACTTCAGTTCGGGGCTGACCAACTTTGATGACAGCTGGGGCTTCAACGGCGCGATCGACCGCTACACCTGGAAACTGATGGGCCGTCAGGAATTCTATGTGCCCTACAACGGCAACAATATGGCGTATGCCAAATCCAGCGATCTGGTCGGCGAAAAGTTCGCCAACCCTGACCTGATTCGTTGGGAACTGCACCGCGTGTGGGTGGTAGAAGCCAATCTGAAACCGGGCGCACGGCACGTGGTACCTAAACGCCGCATGTACATCGACGAAGATAGCTGGACCATCGTCGGCAGCGATCTGTGGGACGCCAAAGGCCAGCTGTGGAAGACCTTTCAACTTCCGCCTATGACCTTCCCCGAGGCGCCGGTGAACATGACGATTCCGATGATCGTCTACAACCTGCAAGCCGGTGACTACACCTTTATGAACACGTTGAACGACAGCGGCGAAGTGAACTTCAAGGTGCTGCCGCCGGAGATGTTCACACCGCAACAACTCGAGCGCTCAGGCGTCCGCTGA
- a CDS encoding SDR family NAD(P)-dependent oxidoreductase has product MNAAQLFEVSNKVCVVTGGASGIGLACAEAMAENGARVVLMDIDTRRLEAVVERLRARGVAVSGETVDVSSRASLATAFEAVAHREGRIDVVFANAGVDVGEGFIARDGSRSVEGALENITQEHWHTYLGINLGGVLHTLQEAARHMKPAGSGKIIVTTSVASLCNVGGVGTSYFAAKAAASHLMRQAALELARYNIQVNAMAPGAFATNIAGGHVRDPEMRRLLETTNPQQRVAEPEEIKGLALLLASDASSFITGSEIVIDGGALLGHAD; this is encoded by the coding sequence ATGAACGCTGCGCAATTGTTCGAGGTAAGCAACAAGGTGTGTGTAGTGACCGGTGGGGCCAGTGGCATTGGCCTGGCCTGCGCTGAAGCCATGGCCGAAAACGGCGCGCGGGTGGTGTTGATGGATATAGACACTCGCCGCTTGGAGGCGGTGGTAGAGCGGCTGCGTGCACGGGGGGTGGCGGTGTCCGGCGAGACAGTGGACGTAAGTTCACGGGCATCGTTGGCGACGGCGTTCGAGGCGGTCGCCCACCGCGAGGGACGCATCGATGTGGTGTTTGCCAATGCCGGGGTGGACGTCGGCGAAGGCTTTATTGCCCGTGACGGCAGCCGCAGTGTCGAGGGCGCGCTGGAGAACATCACCCAGGAGCATTGGCACACTTACCTGGGCATCAACCTGGGTGGCGTGCTGCATACCTTACAAGAGGCGGCGCGGCATATGAAGCCGGCCGGCAGCGGCAAGATCATCGTTACCACGTCGGTCGCCAGCTTGTGCAACGTCGGCGGGGTGGGAACCTCCTATTTCGCCGCCAAGGCCGCCGCTTCGCACCTGATGCGCCAGGCAGCTCTGGAACTGGCGCGCTACAACATTCAGGTTAACGCAATGGCGCCGGGTGCATTCGCCACCAATATCGCTGGCGGCCATGTGCGAGACCCCGAAATGCGCCGCCTGCTGGAAACCACCAACCCGCAACAGCGCGTTGCCGAGCCCGAGGAGATCAAGGGCCTGGCGCTGCTCCTGGCCTCTGACGCCTCATCGTTTATCACCGGCAGCGAGATCGTCATCGACGGTGGCGCACTGCTTGGTCACGCCGATTAA
- a CDS encoding nuclear transport factor 2 family protein yields MINKAIGAALLSACLNVQAAPLSNRQVVLEFIHLTFTEKQLRPAFERYVAPSYIQHNPNAPDGTVAAIQFLEGFQQQFPDARYDVQRVASEDDLVFVHVHARTSADDPGIAVVDIFRLENGRIAEHWDVLQPVPEKSVSAHPLF; encoded by the coding sequence ATGATCAACAAAGCTATAGGTGCCGCGCTGCTAAGCGCCTGCCTCAACGTTCAGGCTGCGCCGCTTAGCAACAGGCAGGTGGTACTCGAGTTTATTCACCTGACCTTCACCGAGAAACAACTGCGCCCAGCCTTCGAGCGTTATGTGGCGCCGAGCTATATCCAGCACAACCCCAACGCACCGGATGGGACCGTGGCCGCCATCCAGTTTCTCGAAGGCTTTCAGCAACAGTTCCCCGACGCGCGCTACGACGTGCAGCGCGTGGCCAGCGAAGACGATCTGGTGTTTGTACACGTCCACGCACGCACCAGTGCCGATGATCCTGGCATCGCGGTAGTGGATATTTTTCGCCTGGAAAACGGGCGAATTGCCGAGCACTGGGACGTGCTTCAACCGGTGCCCGAGAAGTCGGTCAGCGCCCACCCGCTGTTCTGA
- a CDS encoding WD40/YVTN/BNR-like repeat-containing protein — MKRLDLQWFMVGAVIMGAALATPSMAADSSSENTQTSASATPLERPAPAAAQVHHSMLLAITRAGERLVAVGEHGVIALSDDDGQHWRSAKVPVDVNLTAVAFADERQGWAIGQMGVVLHSADAGESWQKQLDGIGAASTLLTQARQQAASLDESAREDLLDRAESLVNDGPDKPFLDLLVEDSSTVTVVGAFNLALRSTDGGATWQGFSQALDNPNGMHVYALEKVDGNLLAVGEQGLVLKSAGAQATLAAQPSPYDGSYFGLLAIGQRKVLAYGLRGNAFVSDDAGDNWQKAQVPGSHNATFNAALRRSNGDVLLLDQSGRIHLSHDQGRSFRTLAFEWGAPLTGAVETTSGSILLSSLAGVVQIPPAALANTASEE; from the coding sequence ATGAAACGCCTCGACCTCCAGTGGTTTATGGTCGGTGCGGTCATCATGGGGGCCGCGCTCGCGACCCCCAGCATGGCTGCTGACAGTTCCTCAGAGAACACGCAAACATCGGCGTCCGCTACGCCGCTTGAACGACCGGCGCCGGCCGCTGCGCAGGTGCATCACAGCATGCTGCTGGCGATAACCCGAGCCGGTGAACGCCTGGTGGCGGTTGGCGAGCACGGTGTTATCGCGCTGTCTGACGATGACGGCCAACACTGGCGTAGTGCCAAGGTTCCGGTGGACGTCAACCTCACCGCCGTCGCCTTCGCCGATGAGCGTCAGGGTTGGGCCATCGGCCAAATGGGCGTGGTGCTGCACAGTGCGGATGCGGGCGAAAGCTGGCAGAAGCAGCTGGATGGCATCGGTGCTGCCAGCACCTTGCTGACTCAGGCACGGCAACAGGCGGCGAGTCTCGACGAGAGCGCTCGTGAAGACCTGCTGGACCGCGCCGAAAGTCTGGTAAACGACGGGCCGGACAAGCCGTTTCTCGACCTGTTGGTTGAAGACTCGAGCACCGTGACCGTGGTCGGCGCCTTCAATCTGGCGCTGCGCAGTACCGATGGCGGCGCCACCTGGCAGGGCTTTTCCCAAGCACTCGACAACCCCAATGGCATGCATGTCTATGCCTTGGAAAAAGTCGACGGCAACTTGCTAGCGGTTGGCGAGCAGGGATTAGTGCTCAAGTCCGCAGGCGCCCAGGCAACCCTCGCGGCGCAGCCATCACCCTATGACGGTAGCTATTTCGGTTTGCTCGCAATAGGCCAGCGCAAGGTGCTCGCCTATGGTCTGCGTGGCAACGCGTTTGTTTCCGATGATGCCGGTGACAATTGGCAAAAGGCCCAGGTGCCGGGCAGCCACAACGCCACCTTCAACGCCGCCCTTCGCCGTAGCAACGGCGATGTGTTGCTGCTCGATCAGTCCGGTCGTATTCATCTTAGCCATGACCAGGGACGCAGTTTCCGCACCTTGGCATTCGAGTGGGGCGCGCCATTAACCGGCGCCGTTGAAACCACCAGCGGCAGCATTCTGTTGTCTAGCCTGGCCGGTGTTGTGCAGATTCCCCCGGCTGCGTTGGCCAATACCGCTTCCGAGGAGTAA
- a CDS encoding DUF1302 domain-containing protein, with translation MTKQQQRVCRATLAATIAAISASGMGLAQAAQLLDTDDYQLRWDNTVKYQIGQRTEAPSNYNTSNINTNDGTQAFNKHDLITNRFDILTEFDFNLKDAANSGVRISAAAWYDNVYNRDHRSIPAASYNMSTVDNDQFTAQAKDQAGRDIELLDAFVHSGIDLNGHYLSWRLGQHTLLWGESLFLATNGIAHGQAPNDAYKALSVPSTLAKEVFLPVNQLSAALSLTDKLSVEGYYQFEYQQTRVAAPGTYWSTGDMVFKGGENLLLAPGFGVPRGRDIEPREHSGQWGLAMKYRDFDNDWDYGAYFLRYHAKTPQVFLHMATVAPGVAVPDEYLFVYPEDIKLYGLSASTKVGDANVAGEISFRDNVPLVSDSSQLVVVDDQRINGGSNAGYAVGQTIHAQISTIWVLPRVSLWDTSQLTGELGLNHLYKVTENEERRDKDNTVRTAGGLRTIFEPTWYQALPSIDLSSPITLGYNFTGRSSVDAGFNNTGAAHGGDVTTALNFKYAGNLRGGISYTKYLGSDDNNAYHDRDFVLLNLAYSF, from the coding sequence ATGACAAAACAACAACAACGAGTCTGCCGCGCCACCCTCGCTGCCACCATCGCCGCCATCTCCGCCAGCGGTATGGGCTTGGCCCAGGCCGCCCAGTTGCTGGACACCGACGACTACCAACTGCGCTGGGACAACACGGTGAAGTACCAGATTGGCCAACGCACCGAAGCACCGTCGAACTACAACACCAGCAACATCAACACCAACGACGGTACCCAAGCGTTCAACAAGCACGATCTGATTACCAACCGGTTCGATATTCTCACCGAGTTCGACTTCAACCTGAAAGACGCGGCCAACAGTGGCGTGCGCATTAGCGCGGCGGCTTGGTACGACAACGTCTACAACCGTGACCATCGCAGCATTCCCGCGGCCAGCTACAACATGTCGACGGTGGACAATGACCAGTTCACCGCCCAGGCCAAAGACCAGGCCGGACGCGATATCGAATTGCTCGACGCCTTTGTTCACAGCGGCATCGATCTAAACGGTCACTACCTGTCCTGGCGTCTGGGCCAGCACACCTTGCTGTGGGGCGAAAGCCTGTTTCTGGCGACCAACGGCATTGCCCACGGCCAAGCACCCAACGATGCCTACAAGGCCCTCTCGGTGCCGAGCACGTTGGCCAAGGAAGTGTTTTTGCCGGTCAATCAGCTGTCGGCAGCGCTGTCGCTGACGGACAAATTGTCGGTCGAAGGCTACTACCAGTTCGAGTACCAACAGACGCGCGTCGCCGCACCGGGTACTTACTGGAGCACCGGCGACATGGTGTTCAAAGGTGGTGAAAACCTGCTGCTGGCGCCAGGCTTTGGCGTGCCTCGCGGTCGGGATATAGAACCCCGCGAACACAGTGGCCAATGGGGCCTGGCCATGAAGTACCGAGACTTCGACAACGACTGGGATTACGGCGCTTATTTCCTGCGCTACCACGCCAAGACCCCGCAGGTATTCCTTCACATGGCCACGGTTGCACCGGGCGTCGCGGTGCCCGACGAGTACCTGTTTGTGTATCCCGAAGACATCAAGCTGTACGGCCTGAGCGCCTCGACGAAGGTCGGCGATGCCAACGTCGCCGGTGAAATCTCCTTCCGCGACAACGTGCCTCTGGTGAGTGATTCCAGCCAATTGGTGGTGGTCGACGATCAACGAATCAACGGCGGCAGCAATGCCGGCTATGCAGTCGGGCAAACCATCCATGCGCAGATTTCCACCATCTGGGTGCTGCCGCGCGTGTCGCTGTGGGACACCTCGCAGTTGACCGGCGAGCTGGGCTTGAACCACCTCTACAAAGTGACCGAGAACGAGGAGCGCCGGGACAAGGACAACACCGTGCGCACCGCCGGTGGTTTGCGCACGATCTTCGAGCCCACCTGGTACCAGGCGCTGCCGTCAATCGACCTCAGCAGCCCAATCACCCTGGGTTACAACTTCACCGGCAGGTCGTCGGTGGATGCCGGTTTCAACAACACCGGTGCTGCCCACGGCGGCGATGTGACCACCGCCCTCAACTTCAAATACGCCGGCAACTTGCGAGGTGGCATCAGCTACACGAAGTACCTCGGCTCCGATGACAACAACGCTTATCACGATCGCGACTTCGTTCTGCTGAACCTCGCCTACTCGTTCTGA
- a CDS encoding twin-arginine translocation signal domain-containing protein, whose amino-acid sequence MWRRDVLRGSLLMGGGALLAGLPLASPVWAGPVEMRLIVLLEGDTRIDSLIATLGRTPDEIWRLPAGQWLQPDDYVARLAGRTGSRLCSSLGAANHCLLLDALRVQGAELHDEQRILSASGVPLFTLQAVL is encoded by the coding sequence ATGTGGCGCCGTGATGTGTTGCGTGGTTCGCTGCTGATGGGCGGTGGCGCGCTGCTGGCCGGCCTGCCGCTGGCCAGCCCGGTATGGGCGGGCCCCGTCGAGATGCGCCTGATTGTGTTGCTCGAAGGCGACACCCGCATCGACAGCTTGATTGCCACATTGGGCAGAACGCCTGATGAAATCTGGCGTCTGCCCGCCGGCCAGTGGCTTCAGCCGGACGACTATGTTGCCCGCCTGGCCGGCCGCACCGGAAGTCGCTTATGCAGCTCGCTGGGCGCCGCCAACCATTGCCTGCTTCTCGATGCTTTGCGCGTGCAGGGTGCCGAGTTGCATGATGAACAACGCATTCTTTCAGCTTCAGGTGTCCCCTTATTCACGCTGCAGGCCGTTCTCTAA